One Fuerstiella marisgermanici DNA window includes the following coding sequences:
- a CDS encoding TolC family protein, which translates to MKRINLIAAIMVVCITAGCSQNRWQVRDSSPVDLDVSDSTPTSAVPVEDQTPYISLVSATDDLADENAAATAEPQVVHSVPAGMSLADFESLAYSNNPSIRELAATTQKAAGFRNQVGLKANPIVGYQATQLADRNTDQHVAFVEQEFVTGGKLELNRRVLNEAVRAQLLELEAQKLRVSTDIRVKFYEALAAQRRIQLISDFQSVTTKGIEVADSRIEAGEGTRIDTLQATVQKNEVDLALQQSQIQFDAAWRGLVALTGTSHMEPTTLIGELPRQMEAKDWAYLSSTIVNSSPEYSAAQTRVAQARAALQRHGVQATPNITVQFGAGVDNSTNNGMMNFQVGAPIPVFNKNQGNICAAQAEFCRASIEVQRIQKSIEARLAEVSRDYDSALAAVTKYGREILPNAAESLKLAEQAYEAGETSFVQVLVARRTYFDSNLQFVQAQSQLAQASSKVDGYVLTGGLDAVADNSGDDSLRGLTFSQQ; encoded by the coding sequence ATGAAACGGATAAACCTGATCGCGGCCATCATGGTCGTGTGCATCACCGCTGGCTGCAGTCAGAATCGGTGGCAGGTGCGCGATTCGTCGCCTGTCGATTTGGATGTTTCGGATTCGACACCCACCTCTGCCGTACCAGTCGAAGATCAGACTCCTTACATCAGCCTGGTTTCGGCAACCGATGATTTGGCAGACGAAAACGCAGCAGCGACCGCGGAACCGCAAGTCGTTCACTCAGTTCCGGCGGGCATGTCACTGGCCGACTTTGAATCGCTGGCGTACTCCAACAATCCTTCCATCCGTGAATTGGCAGCAACGACGCAGAAAGCGGCTGGCTTCCGCAATCAGGTCGGCCTCAAAGCCAACCCGATTGTCGGATATCAGGCAACGCAGCTGGCCGACCGTAACACGGACCAACACGTTGCTTTCGTGGAACAGGAATTCGTCACCGGCGGCAAGCTGGAACTGAATCGCCGAGTCCTGAACGAAGCTGTTCGCGCTCAGTTGCTGGAACTGGAAGCCCAGAAACTGCGAGTGTCCACGGACATTCGTGTGAAATTCTACGAAGCTCTGGCTGCTCAGCGACGCATTCAGTTGATCAGCGATTTCCAGTCAGTGACGACCAAAGGGATCGAGGTTGCTGATTCTCGCATCGAAGCCGGCGAAGGGACACGAATTGACACGCTGCAAGCCACCGTTCAAAAGAACGAAGTTGATCTGGCGTTGCAACAGTCACAGATTCAGTTCGACGCCGCGTGGCGAGGACTCGTGGCGCTGACCGGCACGTCTCACATGGAACCCACCACGCTGATCGGCGAACTTCCGCGGCAGATGGAAGCAAAGGACTGGGCGTATCTGAGTTCCACGATCGTGAACAGCAGCCCGGAATACAGTGCAGCACAAACACGAGTCGCACAGGCTCGTGCGGCATTGCAGCGACATGGCGTGCAGGCGACTCCCAACATCACGGTTCAGTTTGGTGCGGGTGTCGACAACTCAACCAACAACGGCATGATGAATTTTCAGGTCGGAGCCCCCATTCCAGTCTTTAACAAGAATCAGGGCAACATCTGCGCGGCGCAAGCCGAATTCTGTCGAGCGTCGATCGAAGTGCAGCGAATTCAGAAGTCGATCGAAGCACGTCTGGCTGAAGTGTCCCGAGACTATGACTCCGCCCTGGCTGCTGTCACGAAGTATGGCCGGGAAATCCTGCCGAACGCTGCTGAATCTCTTAAACTTGCGGAACAAGCTTACGAGGCCGGTGAAACCAGCTTCGTCCAGGTACTGGTGGCTCGACGCACATATTTCGATTCGAACCTGCAGTTCGTTCAGGCTCAGTCGCAGCTTGCTCAAGCCAGTTCAAAGGTTGACGGCTACGTACTGACCGGCGGACTTGATGCCGTGGCCGACAACAGCGGCGACGACAGTCTGCGAGGACTAACCTTCAGTCAGCAGTAA
- a CDS encoding efflux RND transporter periplasmic adaptor subunit, producing the protein MRFPKSLRLLSGVAFAAIVVGVVFFTRDRWMTIFSLPEPESHAADSPPPVEEPKVLKLSPQARKNLELVSKPARPQTYWRTIQVPGEIVDRPGQSDRGVTSPAVGVVSEVHAFPGDTVRPGDRLFTLRLFSEYLQSTQKELFSSTKESQIAQEQLARLSPLADKGGISKTKIIDLENELRRQQAVIQAHRQDLLTRGLNPQQVDQVANGQFVSTVDVVTPSRIKEREKLVSIRQASFREGQTDADGFAFEVQELNAELGQQVQAGQLLITLANHSSLYLEGHAFKREAPYLEKAAQNGWEISVEFAEDEPENWPELDQSFEIRYLSNSIDQNSRTFDFFIPLTNQSRSYEKSGETFVVWRFRPGQRIRLHVPVEEMTDVLVLPSAAIVREGPEAYVFQQNGDLFNRIPVQVLHEDRRNIVVANDGSVTPGLFLAQSAAASLNRVLKAQAASGMRADVHVHADGTVHASH; encoded by the coding sequence ATGCGTTTCCCAAAATCATTACGTCTGCTCAGCGGCGTAGCCTTCGCGGCGATAGTCGTCGGAGTGGTTTTCTTCACCCGCGATCGCTGGATGACGATTTTCTCGCTGCCGGAGCCTGAATCGCACGCGGCAGACTCTCCGCCACCTGTCGAAGAGCCCAAGGTGTTGAAGCTGTCACCGCAGGCTCGCAAGAATCTGGAATTGGTTTCCAAACCTGCGAGACCGCAGACGTATTGGCGAACCATTCAGGTGCCCGGTGAGATCGTGGACCGTCCCGGACAATCGGATCGCGGCGTCACATCGCCAGCAGTTGGCGTCGTTTCGGAAGTGCATGCATTTCCCGGTGATACAGTCCGTCCGGGCGATCGGCTTTTTACGCTCCGACTGTTCAGCGAATACCTGCAAAGCACGCAGAAGGAACTCTTTAGTTCGACGAAAGAGTCTCAGATTGCTCAGGAACAATTGGCTCGATTGAGCCCACTGGCTGACAAGGGCGGAATATCCAAGACGAAGATCATCGATCTGGAAAATGAACTTCGTCGACAGCAAGCGGTCATTCAGGCCCACAGGCAAGACCTGCTCACAAGAGGATTGAATCCACAACAAGTTGACCAAGTTGCCAACGGGCAATTTGTATCGACCGTCGACGTGGTGACGCCATCTCGCATCAAGGAACGTGAGAAACTGGTCAGCATTCGTCAAGCGTCGTTTCGGGAAGGGCAGACGGATGCTGACGGTTTCGCTTTTGAAGTGCAGGAACTAAACGCTGAACTTGGACAGCAGGTTCAAGCGGGACAGTTGCTGATCACGCTGGCAAATCACAGCTCGCTCTATCTGGAAGGTCATGCCTTCAAACGCGAAGCACCGTATCTCGAAAAGGCGGCACAGAACGGCTGGGAAATTTCCGTTGAGTTCGCGGAAGACGAACCGGAGAACTGGCCGGAACTGGATCAGTCGTTTGAGATTCGGTACCTGTCGAACTCCATCGATCAAAATAGCCGCACGTTCGACTTCTTCATCCCGCTCACCAATCAGTCGCGATCGTATGAGAAGAGCGGCGAGACGTTTGTGGTTTGGCGGTTTCGTCCGGGGCAGCGAATACGCCTGCATGTTCCCGTCGAAGAGATGACGGACGTGCTTGTGCTGCCGAGTGCGGCGATCGTTCGCGAAGGGCCGGAGGCATACGTCTTCCAGCAAAACGGCGACCTGTTCAACCGAATTCCCGTGCAGGTATTGCACGAAGATCGACGGAATATCGTCGTTGCCAATGATGGAAGTGTTACGCCCGGTCTCTTTCTCGCACAAAGTGCTGCGGCGTCACTCAACCGCGTGCTGAAAGCACAAGCGGCAAGTGGCATGCGTGCTGACGTTCATGTTCATGCGGACGGTACCGTCCACGCAAGCCATTGA
- a CDS encoding TolC family protein — MEPSNKSYGDRSPRKWHAAAAGVRQLLLVLMLAGCATSRTNESVQLHHEAERPVAEVESQGVPIALASHQTEEQSEPADAEVTVADDSKPDTAGGEAPIGIPLPVSTLFAIESLPQLESYAVNQNPKLRRLAQQFEAARAKVGYVDGLPDPKLGANFFVSPIETAAGSQRANLTVSQMLPWLERLDAQKQQACFEAMAAQQMVAAERLRMIADLRELWFRIYVLDRQLEISETNQLLIKDLIEVANARVATGKAAQGDVLAGTLEYSRIEEQLVSMRQQRESTVAQLNRVIGRAADIAVTVPETLDVTLPEWDHDQLRRLSAQYQPMIQSARITTQATRWGIEVARLQRRPEFLVSASWFEIDSNRPQPSIVDVGQDAWSLGASVSIPLWERKYDAIENEARWEHAAAHAGVDELQQQFDSRILDLWQQAVAANETAELYQDTILPQAKDTLAADQQSYATGTVEFDRVIKDVRNLLTLQAGYHRAVGQLATALARIEQAVGTRP, encoded by the coding sequence ATGGAACCCTCAAATAAAAGCTATGGAGATCGTTCGCCGCGAAAGTGGCATGCGGCAGCGGCAGGAGTCCGGCAGCTTCTGCTGGTGTTGATGCTGGCTGGCTGCGCGACGTCCCGAACGAATGAATCCGTCCAGCTTCACCATGAGGCGGAACGGCCGGTTGCGGAGGTAGAATCGCAAGGCGTACCGATTGCGCTGGCTTCGCATCAGACTGAAGAACAGAGTGAACCTGCTGATGCAGAAGTCACAGTGGCTGATGACTCCAAGCCAGACACAGCAGGCGGCGAAGCACCCATTGGGATTCCGCTACCTGTCTCCACCCTGTTTGCGATTGAGTCGCTGCCACAACTTGAATCGTACGCCGTCAATCAGAATCCGAAGCTGAGACGGCTCGCTCAGCAGTTTGAAGCAGCTCGGGCGAAAGTTGGCTACGTCGATGGGCTGCCTGATCCGAAACTGGGGGCCAATTTCTTCGTATCGCCGATTGAAACCGCCGCAGGATCTCAACGAGCCAACCTGACGGTGTCGCAGATGCTTCCATGGCTGGAGCGACTGGACGCTCAGAAGCAGCAGGCGTGTTTTGAAGCGATGGCCGCTCAGCAAATGGTTGCGGCAGAACGGTTGCGGATGATCGCTGACCTGCGCGAACTCTGGTTTCGAATCTATGTGCTCGACCGACAGCTTGAAATCAGCGAAACGAATCAATTGCTGATCAAAGATCTGATCGAAGTGGCAAATGCTCGTGTCGCCACCGGCAAGGCAGCTCAGGGCGACGTTCTGGCGGGTACGCTGGAGTACAGCCGAATCGAAGAACAGCTTGTGTCCATGCGGCAGCAGCGGGAATCGACGGTTGCTCAACTGAATCGAGTGATTGGTCGCGCGGCCGACATCGCGGTCACCGTGCCGGAGACTCTGGATGTGACTCTTCCAGAATGGGACCATGATCAGCTTCGACGGCTGTCAGCACAGTACCAGCCCATGATTCAATCGGCCCGCATTACAACCCAGGCGACGCGTTGGGGGATCGAAGTCGCAAGGCTGCAACGCCGCCCCGAGTTTCTTGTCAGTGCGTCCTGGTTCGAGATCGACAGCAATCGACCTCAACCGAGTATCGTCGACGTTGGGCAGGACGCATGGTCGCTGGGAGCGTCGGTGTCGATTCCACTGTGGGAACGGAAATATGATGCCATCGAGAACGAGGCACGCTGGGAGCACGCGGCCGCTCACGCGGGAGTCGATGAGCTTCAGCAGCAGTTTGATTCCCGTATTCTTGACCTGTGGCAGCAAGCCGTGGCGGCAAACGAGACAGCGGAACTGTATCAGGACACAATCCTTCCACAGGCAAAGGACACGCTCGCAGCCGATCAGCAGTCGTACGCGACCGGCACCGTCGAATTCGACCGCGTCATCAAAGATGTCCGCAACCTGTTGACTCTGCAGGCAGGTTACCATCGTGCGGTCGGGCAACTCGCAACCGCACTGGCACGCATCGAACAGGCGGTCGGAACACGACCGTAA
- a CDS encoding TolC family protein, whose product MESPARFAAALIFLCVNSFSASGQDASRRLHLPDADGGNHTGHDQHDDSRRRDGTPMSDIQHRITNPLAVSGDEAVGKSYTNPPPVPSATAPEWFDPGGMDVLQVHNLESLLSLAAANNPTLRQARLHINAELNRAVQAGLYPNPTVAVIGEQIGLNGTAGEWVGAEIGQTFVTGGKLKLSRNKYLQRAKVAEHKAMAQQFRVCNDIRIHFYRTLAALEMLSLKQELLKTAEDHMLTAREMYNLGQANQASLQQEATALQMHRLTVMRAKNHVRRSMLELSSLAGSEMTDIQIDGVLRSDQPLIDFDVALNNLIECSPELLAANAKLREDCITVNRERVEWIPNLQVSAGPGYNNVDRQTTVAARIGIEVPLFDRNQGTIEQAQADYTRQMHEIRRLRLDLRKRLAGEYDNYISAVQHVTEFESVILPAKRKAYELALTGYKRSRSEWPDVLAAQEAYTNARLQFVQHQESQRTSEVLINGFLLHGGLATPEGPVPGGHIDAVPKPR is encoded by the coding sequence ATGGAATCGCCTGCACGGTTCGCGGCTGCACTCATTTTTCTGTGCGTCAATTCTTTTTCCGCTTCCGGGCAGGATGCCTCCCGCCGCCTGCATCTTCCGGATGCCGATGGCGGCAACCACACCGGCCACGATCAGCACGACGATTCACGTCGCCGCGACGGCACACCGATGTCGGACATACAGCACCGGATTACGAATCCGCTCGCCGTGTCTGGCGACGAAGCGGTTGGCAAGTCGTACACAAATCCACCGCCTGTTCCGTCAGCGACGGCTCCCGAATGGTTCGATCCGGGTGGTATGGACGTATTGCAGGTTCATAATCTGGAATCCCTGTTGAGCCTCGCTGCAGCAAACAATCCCACGTTGCGACAGGCGCGACTGCACATCAATGCTGAACTCAACCGAGCCGTCCAGGCGGGACTCTATCCCAACCCCACCGTGGCCGTCATCGGTGAACAGATCGGCCTGAATGGCACGGCAGGCGAATGGGTGGGCGCTGAAATCGGGCAAACGTTCGTCACCGGCGGAAAACTGAAACTCAGTCGGAACAAGTATCTTCAGCGGGCAAAAGTCGCAGAACATAAGGCGATGGCTCAGCAGTTCCGAGTTTGCAATGACATCCGCATTCATTTCTATCGCACACTCGCCGCACTGGAGATGCTTTCACTGAAGCAGGAATTACTGAAGACCGCGGAAGATCACATGCTGACCGCTCGTGAAATGTACAACCTCGGTCAGGCTAATCAGGCATCTCTGCAGCAGGAAGCCACTGCATTGCAGATGCATCGCCTCACCGTCATGCGAGCAAAAAATCACGTTCGTCGCAGCATGCTGGAACTGTCGTCACTGGCAGGTTCTGAGATGACAGACATTCAGATCGATGGCGTGTTGCGATCCGATCAGCCACTGATCGACTTCGATGTTGCTCTCAATAACCTCATCGAATGCAGCCCGGAGTTGCTGGCGGCGAATGCCAAATTGCGAGAAGACTGTATCACGGTGAATCGTGAACGAGTGGAGTGGATTCCAAACCTGCAGGTGTCCGCCGGCCCCGGCTACAACAACGTCGACCGCCAGACAACGGTTGCCGCTCGGATCGGTATTGAAGTTCCGCTGTTCGATCGCAATCAGGGAACGATCGAGCAGGCTCAGGCAGACTACACACGGCAGATGCACGAGATTCGCCGGTTGCGTCTGGATCTCCGGAAACGACTGGCGGGCGAATACGACAACTACATTTCTGCCGTCCAGCATGTCACGGAGTTCGAATCCGTAATTCTTCCGGCGAAACGTAAAGCCTACGAATTGGCTCTCACGGGCTACAAACGCAGTCGCAGTGAATGGCCGGATGTTCTGGCGGCTCAGGAAGCTTACACGAACGCCCGACTGCAGTTTGTGCAGCACCAGGAATCGCAACGCACCAGCGAAGTGCTAATCAACGGATTTCTGCTGCACGGGGGGCTCGCGACGCCGGAAGGACCTGTTCCTGGTGGCCACATCGATGCAGTGCCAAAGCCACGCTAA
- a CDS encoding efflux RND transporter permease subunit, whose translation MLNAIIRFALRYRMLVLVISIVMLVYGSYLATQMPIDVFPDLDRPRVIIITECPGLATEEVETLVTQPIEIALLGANGVQAVRSQSTAGLNVIYIEFDWSTEIKSARQTVQERLITLDGILPEGIRPQMTPPASIMGQIVVAGIYRQQGPNDGELYPIGKTGLIAEVIPSAEAQPTIHVWQPVERNRVESWKAVAVDDLSWKAPSRSDDLFQIEESASAKITIDGKLHDVDFPSNASRQLSLRTTADWIIRPRVLKVTGVAEAFILGGDRKQYQVRIDPSALLEYDVTLQEVEQALKDSNINTSGGFAVKGETERPIRVLGRLGPEPYKVLHDLRQIPVKANEKRSVLLGQVASVVEGAEFKRGDGSVSGRPGVVFTVVKQPHVDTRGLTERLETAFAEAEESLTADIAINPELFQLRNFIDRGIFNVGEALVIGAVLVIIILFLFLLNFRTTFITLTAIPLSLVITTLVFRLIGWLSGTELSINVMTLGGLAVAMGELVDDAIVDVENIFRRLKENNSLETPRPAIQVVYEASKEIRSAIVFGTVVVILVFLPLFALSGVEGRLFTPLGVAYIISILASLFVSLTVTPVLSYYLLPQSKAAHAEKDGILLRSMKWMVSYLIRLSMAQPALLLLLTWVAVGFAGWQMAQLGRNFLPEFDEGSVQINMTLPPGSSLDASNQTSGLIDKKLREMQKSERNPDGAILHFVRRTGRAEMDEHASPVNAGEYILSMNPDSQHRREDILKQLLDELGEEVPGVDLEVEQPLAHLISHMVSGVYAQIAIKIHGDDLNVLQQLSEQVKSTVQNIDGITPPVIEPIKQTEELHIQLRTDDLAFHGVTRAYVANIVQTALQGEVVSQVLEGQRRFDLLVRLEEDYRTDYANLGRLRIDLPNDRGQIELRELADIGPGTGPNAVNRENARRRMVIRCNTQDRDLASAVKEITQRVDSQIDLPEGYFIEYGGQFESQQRATRTIVVLAGVSIVGMFVVLMLLFPSVRVVLQILNALPTAFIGGVLALVITNQSLTVASLVGFISLGGIAVRNGILLVTHYFHLMKEEGEDFSREMILRGSLERLAPVLMTALTAGFGLLPLVLGGQEPGREILYPVATVILGGLITSTFCEFLIHPGIFWRFSGKDAERLTQLEESGEHIDP comes from the coding sequence ATGCTAAACGCCATTATTCGATTTGCGCTGCGTTACCGCATGCTGGTCCTCGTAATCAGCATTGTGATGCTGGTGTACGGTTCTTATCTCGCGACGCAGATGCCCATCGACGTCTTCCCAGACCTCGACCGGCCTCGCGTCATCATCATCACTGAATGTCCCGGTCTTGCGACTGAAGAAGTCGAGACGCTTGTCACTCAACCCATTGAAATCGCTTTGCTCGGTGCCAATGGAGTTCAGGCCGTTCGTAGTCAGTCGACTGCCGGGCTAAACGTCATCTACATCGAATTCGACTGGTCAACCGAAATCAAGTCAGCCCGTCAAACCGTTCAGGAACGCCTGATAACGCTCGACGGAATCTTACCGGAAGGCATTCGTCCTCAGATGACGCCACCTGCGTCCATTATGGGACAGATTGTGGTTGCCGGAATCTATCGGCAACAGGGACCAAACGATGGCGAGCTGTATCCGATCGGAAAGACCGGGCTGATTGCAGAAGTTATTCCGAGTGCCGAGGCACAACCAACGATTCATGTCTGGCAGCCTGTCGAACGAAACCGCGTGGAATCTTGGAAGGCCGTGGCTGTCGACGACCTCAGTTGGAAAGCACCGAGCCGGAGCGACGATCTCTTTCAAATTGAAGAGTCGGCCAGTGCGAAGATTACCATCGACGGCAAACTACACGACGTTGACTTCCCAAGTAACGCTTCTCGTCAACTTTCACTGCGAACCACAGCGGATTGGATCATCCGCCCGCGAGTTCTCAAGGTGACGGGCGTTGCGGAAGCGTTCATTCTGGGCGGCGACCGCAAACAGTATCAGGTGCGAATCGATCCATCCGCATTGCTCGAATATGACGTGACGTTGCAGGAAGTCGAACAGGCTCTCAAAGACAGCAACATCAACACAAGTGGTGGCTTCGCGGTGAAAGGCGAAACGGAGCGTCCCATCCGAGTCCTGGGACGCCTTGGCCCTGAACCATACAAAGTGCTGCATGATCTGCGGCAGATTCCGGTGAAAGCTAACGAAAAACGATCCGTGCTGCTCGGTCAGGTGGCCAGTGTCGTTGAAGGTGCCGAATTCAAACGCGGCGATGGAAGCGTCAGCGGCCGCCCCGGCGTCGTGTTCACCGTTGTGAAACAGCCGCATGTCGATACACGCGGGCTGACGGAGCGACTGGAGACTGCATTTGCGGAAGCGGAAGAATCGCTGACGGCAGACATTGCCATCAATCCTGAATTGTTCCAACTCCGTAACTTCATCGATCGCGGTATCTTCAACGTGGGTGAAGCACTCGTGATTGGTGCCGTGCTCGTCATCATCATTCTGTTTCTGTTTCTGCTGAATTTCCGCACAACGTTCATCACTCTGACCGCGATTCCGTTATCACTGGTGATTACCACACTTGTGTTTCGTTTGATTGGATGGCTCTCGGGAACGGAGCTTTCCATCAACGTGATGACGCTCGGCGGGCTGGCAGTCGCCATGGGTGAACTCGTCGACGATGCCATTGTTGACGTGGAGAACATCTTTCGACGGCTCAAGGAAAACAATTCCCTCGAAACACCGCGACCGGCAATTCAGGTCGTCTACGAAGCCAGCAAGGAAATTCGCAGTGCGATCGTCTTCGGTACTGTCGTTGTAATTCTCGTCTTCTTGCCACTATTCGCGCTTTCCGGCGTGGAAGGCCGATTGTTCACGCCGTTGGGCGTGGCGTACATCATTTCGATTCTGGCATCGTTGTTCGTTTCGCTGACGGTCACGCCAGTTTTGTCGTACTACCTGCTGCCGCAGTCGAAAGCCGCTCATGCCGAAAAGGATGGAATTCTGCTGCGGTCCATGAAATGGATGGTCAGCTATCTCATTCGGCTCAGCATGGCACAGCCTGCGTTGTTGTTACTGCTGACGTGGGTCGCCGTTGGATTCGCAGGCTGGCAGATGGCCCAGCTTGGCAGAAACTTCTTGCCGGAATTTGACGAAGGCAGCGTGCAGATCAACATGACACTACCGCCGGGGTCGTCACTGGATGCGTCCAATCAGACGTCTGGTCTCATCGACAAAAAACTGCGTGAGATGCAGAAGTCTGAGAGGAACCCCGACGGTGCCATTCTTCATTTTGTGCGTCGCACCGGGCGAGCCGAAATGGACGAACATGCCTCGCCCGTGAACGCAGGCGAATACATCCTGAGTATGAACCCGGACAGTCAGCATCGTCGCGAAGACATTCTGAAACAGCTTCTCGATGAATTGGGTGAAGAAGTTCCCGGTGTCGACCTCGAAGTCGAACAACCGCTGGCTCACCTGATCAGTCACATGGTCTCCGGTGTTTACGCTCAGATCGCTATCAAAATTCACGGCGACGATCTGAACGTGCTGCAACAACTGTCCGAGCAGGTGAAATCCACGGTGCAGAACATCGACGGCATTACGCCGCCGGTGATTGAACCGATCAAGCAGACCGAAGAACTGCACATACAGCTTCGCACAGACGACCTCGCCTTCCACGGTGTCACGCGAGCTTACGTTGCCAACATTGTTCAAACGGCACTTCAGGGAGAAGTGGTTTCGCAGGTTCTGGAAGGTCAGCGACGATTCGATTTGTTGGTTCGACTGGAGGAAGACTACCGCACCGACTACGCGAATCTCGGTCGGTTGCGAATCGACCTCCCAAACGATCGCGGGCAGATCGAGCTTCGGGAACTGGCCGACATCGGTCCCGGCACTGGCCCGAACGCAGTCAACCGCGAAAACGCCCGACGTCGCATGGTGATTCGCTGCAACACGCAGGACCGCGACCTCGCGAGTGCCGTGAAAGAGATCACGCAACGTGTCGATAGTCAGATCGATCTGCCGGAAGGCTACTTCATCGAATACGGCGGTCAGTTTGAAAGCCAGCAGCGAGCAACTCGCACCATCGTGGTGCTGGCGGGCGTTTCCATTGTCGGCATGTTCGTCGTGCTGATGCTGTTGTTTCCTTCCGTTCGAGTTGTTTTGCAGATTCTCAACGCATTGCCAACCGCATTCATCGGCGGAGTGCTGGCGTTGGTGATTACCAACCAGTCGCTCACCGTTGCCAGCCTTGTCGGGTTCATTTCGCTGGGTGGCATTGCGGTGCGAAACGGAATCCTGCTGGTCACTCACTACTTTCATCTGATGAAGGAAGAAGGCGAAGACTTCAGCCGCGAAATGATTTTGCGAGGGAGTCTCGAACGCCTCGCTCCAGTATTGATGACGGCACTGACGGCTGGATTCGGTCTGCTTCCACTCGTTCTCGGCGGACAGGAACCGGGCCGCGAAATCCTTTACCCCGTCGCCACCGTGATCCTCGGTGGACTCATAACATCGACGTTCTGTGAGTTTCTGATTCACCCCGGAATCTTCTGGCGATTTAGCGGCAAGGACGCGGAACGGCTCACTCAACTTGAAGAATCAGGAGAACACATCGATCCATAG
- a CDS encoding MauE/DoxX family redox-associated membrane protein — MKTITVETSMKCQSCLSKVEPVLESDTSIHDWTADLADPRKPITLTVADDVDAEHVVRLVNSVGIDATPASTTADAVAQTSEDRKPSSEEDSFRLSNYRPLLLVVAYVVGGTVFAESLLPGWNWSRAMTWFMGFFFVAFAFFKLLDISKFADAFSTYDIVAKRSRVYGLSYPWIELSLGIVFLSQHLLLIAAIVTLIVMAVGLVGVISAVRRKQQIQCACLGTVFNLPMSAVTIVENSVMIIMSAVMIWTALVG; from the coding sequence ATGAAGACGATCACAGTTGAAACCAGTATGAAATGTCAAAGTTGTCTCAGCAAAGTTGAGCCGGTGCTGGAGTCTGACACTTCAATTCACGACTGGACTGCCGACCTTGCCGATCCGCGAAAACCGATTACGCTGACGGTGGCTGATGATGTTGACGCGGAACACGTGGTTCGCCTGGTAAATAGTGTGGGAATCGACGCAACGCCAGCATCCACGACCGCCGACGCGGTTGCTCAGACTTCCGAAGATAGAAAACCGTCGTCCGAGGAAGATTCCTTTCGCTTGTCCAACTATCGGCCCCTGCTTCTCGTGGTGGCTTACGTCGTTGGAGGAACTGTTTTTGCCGAGTCGCTGCTGCCGGGCTGGAACTGGTCGCGTGCCATGACGTGGTTCATGGGTTTCTTCTTTGTTGCGTTTGCGTTCTTCAAGCTGCTGGATATCAGTAAGTTTGCCGACGCGTTTTCGACGTACGACATTGTCGCAAAGCGTTCACGAGTGTATGGCCTGTCGTACCCGTGGATTGAATTGAGCCTCGGAATTGTATTTCTTTCACAACACTTGCTGTTGATCGCTGCCATTGTGACGCTGATCGTGATGGCCGTCGGATTGGTCGGAGTGATTTCGGCCGTTCGCAGGAAACAGCAAATCCAATGCGCCTGTCTCGGCACGGTTTTCAATCTGCCGATGTCGGCGGTCACGATCGTGGAAAACAGCGTGATGATCATCATGTCAGCGGTCATGATCTGGACAGCATTAGTCGGATGA
- a CDS encoding four-helix bundle copper-binding protein has protein sequence MMSYEKCIQECQACVAACQECLYEMATGDSNNDCPKCCIECSDICELCAKAMARGSKYTEQYCQMCAEICDWCADQCEQHEHDHCRKCAKACRTCAESCRSMAGATA, from the coding sequence ATGATGAGCTACGAAAAGTGTATTCAGGAATGTCAGGCATGTGTGGCGGCGTGTCAGGAATGTCTGTACGAAATGGCCACGGGCGACAGCAACAATGACTGTCCGAAATGCTGCATCGAGTGCAGCGACATCTGTGAACTGTGCGCGAAGGCGATGGCTCGCGGCAGCAAATACACTGAGCAGTACTGTCAGATGTGTGCAGAGATCTGCGACTGGTGTGCAGATCAATGCGAACAGCACGAACACGACCACTGCCGAAAATGTGCGAAAGCGTGTCGAACTTGTGCGGAATCGTGTCGCAGCATGGCTGGCGCGACTGCGTAA